The following is a genomic window from Candidatus Zixiibacteriota bacterium.
GGTAGGAGTGCGTCGCCATCACCGTATCCCAACACCCGCCCGGGATAGTGGACGCATACCCATCGATGAGATTCCCGAGGCCGCCTCCGATGGTGGCGTAGACGCCGTGGGCCTGGTTCATCTGGCCTCCCGGGATGGTCGCCCATCCGAAAGCCGCGATGTTGTCGCTGCCGCCTCCGACGGTGGCTCCGCCTTCGCGCGCCGCATTGCGTGCGCCGCCGGCAATGCTTGAAAAACCGCCGCTGGCCTCATTTTGCCACCCTCCGCCGACCGCAGCCCATGAGCTCATGGTCTTATTGTCCCGTCCCCCGCCGATCGTCGCGAACATCCCCTGGGCCCGGTTGTCGCTCCCCCCGCCCACGAACGCCGCGGTGTCGAGGCTGCTGGTTCCGGCCACGTTGCGCCGTCCCGACAGGGCCGCACTGTAAAACCCCTGGGCCGTATCGGCAAACCCGCCGCTGACGGCGCCGTACATACTCCACAGCTTGTTGCGCTGCCCGCCGGCGATCGTGCTGAAGTTGGCGCCGGCGTCGTTCTCATCGCCTCCCCCGACTGTCGCGTACCACGCCCCCGCCTTGTTCCACATCCCGCCGGCGATCGTCTGGAACCCGTAGCTTTGCCCGGGGATGCCGGTCGTCCCTGCCGTGCCGAGATTCACCATCGTGTGTGCGCTGTCGCCGTAGAGCAGGTTACCCGCCGTTCCGCGCGTGAGCCCCCATCGCCCCTGGGTCGACAACACGCCGTCAGTCAGCGTCCAATGCACGTCCCCGCCCGCATTCTGCACGTACTTCGCCGTATCCGCCGTCAGAGCGCGATAGGCGTACGCGACGCTCCCGATCGGAATCAGCGGCCGGCCGACCGGCCCGTTGCCGACCTGCATTCCCAGGTATCGCACGAGGCCCGTAAACACGCTGTCGCCCAGAGTCTCCTCGGCGCCGAGCAGCACCGTGAACAGCCCGTCCTGGACGACTACCGACGGCTGGAATTCCACCCACAGCTCGATCGTCCCGCCCGAGTCGTTGTAGATGTGAAATGTCATCGCCACGGTGGTGTCGACGGGCGCGCCGAACGAGTCGGTCAGACGGCCCTGGTAGCTGACCAGCTGCGGCACGGCCGCCGACCCGGACAGGGCCGACCCCACGAGCACAACCGCAACCGCGAGGAGCGTAAGCAGTGCTTTCATGATGGACTCCTGGATGAGAAGGACTCAACAAGAGAATGGGTTGTTCGCAACCATACGGTGTCGATTTCTGAGACCCCGCGATACCTGTCAGGCGGTTGCCACCCTCGGACCGGGCGAACAACCGGAGGAACCATGCCAATATATCGGCATTTTTGTCCGTTTTGTCAAGGGGACTGCTTGCCCTGCGCGTCCCGTCCCGCCGCCCTACGATGCGACCAGCCGCTTCATCACCGCAATCTGCCCCTTGTGGTGCGCTTCGTGCTCGATCAGATGGTACAGGATCCACTCGATCGTGTAAGTCACCGGGCCGTGCGTCGACGGTCCCGGGTCGAGCGGCGCCACCTCCCGCGCGAGGTCCCGGTCGGTCAATTCCGCGAGGATCCGCAGGGTCTCGGCCCGCACCCGGTCCATCCGCTCCGTATAGAACTCGAGCGGCTCACCGGAGACCTGCGGGATCCCCAGCCGGATCGGAAAAGCAATTCCCCACTCGGCCTCCGCCATGGGTTGGCGAAGGATATCTTCCTGGATATACGACACCTCCACCGCGGCGATGTGGAGGAGCACGGTGCCGATCGACTCCACGTTCTCCTGCGGGTGCCACGCAAGCTGGGGGGCGCTCAATCCCTCCACGTAGGTCTTGGTTCGCCGCCGCACATCTTCGAGCATCGCGGCGTACTCCCCCACGCGCCGGCTGAATCCGGGGAGGGGGTCAACGGTCAATCGTCGGGTCATGCCGGCGCCTCCACAAATAACACCCCGGCGGCCTTGCCGCCGCCGGGGGGGTGTTCGGTCCTCGCGCACGCGCCTGTTGGCCGGAGGGCGCGACGGCCTCAGTAGTAGGGATTCATTCCCGCCGTATGGTCGGTCACATCCCGGACTTCGGACACCTCCGGCACTTCCTCGCGGATAGCCCGCTCGATCCCGTGGCGAAGGGTGGCATTGGCCGAGGCGCACCCCTGGCAGCCGCCGCCCAGGCGGACATAGACAGTCGTCCCCTCGACGTCGTGGAGTTCGACAAACCCGCCGTG
Proteins encoded in this region:
- a CDS encoding DinB family protein, whose translation is MTRRLTVDPLPGFSRRVGEYAAMLEDVRRRTKTYVEGLSAPQLAWHPQENVESIGTVLLHIAAVEVSYIQEDILRQPMAEAEWGIAFPIRLGIPQVSGEPLEFYTERMDRVRAETLRILAELTDRDLAREVAPLDPGPSTHGPVTYTIEWILYHLIEHEAHHKGQIAVMKRLVAS